The Cryobacterium roopkundense sequence CGAAACCGGTCTTCCGCAGTCCGCAGCGATCCTCCGATGACCCCAACCCAAAGCAGTCTTCGCCTCGATCGCCGCCGCAATCACCTCGGCGGTATCTGCTCGCCGCGCGGCCAACCGCACCTCCAGGAGCACATGCGTGCCCTGGCAGGCCGTGCACCGAGACCGACGCGGGCGAAGGCCCCGCGGCACCCAATCTGTGCCGAGGCCCTCACGGATCACACGCGCCCGAGCCCACCCCCACGGGCGCAAACGGCCACCACAATCGGGGCAGGCAACCCGCCCGACCCGAAGGTCCAACTCGACAACAACAGAATCATGACTTACCGTGAGCATCAGCGCGGCCTTACGCGTTAGAACGGCCCGGCGTGATCCTTCAAGATTGCACGCCGGGCCATTCGTCTATCCGGACATCGTCAGCCTGACGCCGCCGACAACCAGAAACCAAATCCAGGCGCACTAAACCCATCGTCACCGACCCCGACGCCTACGTCGTCACCCCACGAGACGCACAACAAACGGGTCGTAGAGGGGGTGCAGGAGGGTTCGCCATTCCTGGTACTGCGGCGACTCCCGGAAGCCGACGGTGTGGTCCTCGAGGCGCGCCCACTGCACGATCAGCAGATAGGTATGAGGCCGCTCAAGGCAGCGCGAGAGCGTCAGCCCCTCAAACCCCTGCATCGCTGAAATAATGAGTTTGGCCTGGGTGAAGGCGGCTTCGAAACCCTCCTCCTGTCCGGCACGGACAGGCGGGAGCGCGTGCTCAGTGATCATGGCTCAACTCTGGCAGCGCCGGGAACCTCAGCACCGGCGGGAATGCCGAGAGCCACAAAGTGTTCGTAGCGCTCCTGCCAGCTCAGCGCAGACGTGCCGTGCGGCCCCCCGGACTCGACACCGTTCACATAGCGCTCGAGTTCAGTGAGGCACACGTCCCAGCCCGCGGCATTGCGCGCAGCCTCGTTTTCGGCCTCCAGCACATTCGTGAGCACGCGGTCCACCTGCTGGTCTGAGACGGCACGCAGTTCGAACCGAAGTTCATTACCGCCCCACGTGAACGAGAGAAGGCGGGGTGGCTCGATGGCCAGAACGGTTCCCACACTGTTCGGCATATGCGGGTCCCCGGCAAATCCGACGACCCCACCCACCCGGGGCTCCACAGTCAGTTCGCTCGGAAACCACGTCCGGGACTGCTCGGGCTTGGTCAGGGCGTCCCACATTCGCACGACAGAATGCGGCAGCGCCCGCTCGATGCGAATGGCGGGGCGCCCGTCGTGGCTGATGAAAATCGTGGTCTCCATCAACCCACTATGCAGCTACTCAGTATGACGCTCAAGCAGGGTGATGAACATGGCGTCTGTGCCGTGACGGTGCGGCCAGAGCTGCACGCTCGACGGGTCCCCCGCGAGGTCGAGCTCGGAGCTGCTCAGCGACTGCACGACGGCCGCAGTGTCGAGGGCGCTCACCTTTCCGGCCCACTTCTTCAGGGCTGTCGCCACGATGCTACGCGTCTCCGCTGTGTGCGGCGAGCACGTGACGTAGGCGAGGATTCCGCCGGGCTTGAGGGCGCCGAGCGCGGCGTCGATGAGGCCGGACTGCAGACCGGCGAGCTCGGCGACATCCTTCGGCTGCTTGCGCCAACGTGCCTCCGGGCGGCGACGCAGGGCACCGAGGCCGGTGCAGGGCGCGTCCAGCAGGATGCGGTCGAATTCTTCAGGGTGCTTCTCGGCGATGCGGGTGCCGTCGAGCTCCCACACCGGTATTTTCTCGGGGATGGCAGCAAGTGCGTTCCGAACGAGCGTGGCACGGGCGGGCACGAGTTCGTTGGCGACCAACTCAGCGCCATGACTTCGCGCCTCCGCGGCGAGCAGGGCTGCCTTGCCGCCGGGGCCGGCGCACAGGTCAAGCCATCGCTCTCCCGGCTTCACGGCGCGGGCGCGGCTGAGGCTCAGGGCCGCGAGCTGCGAACCTTCGTCCTGCACCCGCACGCGCCCGCCTGCCGCACTCATCAGGTGGTACGGGTCTCCCCCGGCAAGAACGAAGCCGGTGGGCGAGAAAGCGTCGGGCTCGCCGAGTTTGTCGGTATCGTCCTTCGACGTGAGGCCGGGCAGCGCCACCATGTTGACCTTGGCCGGCACGTTGTCGGCCACGAGCAGCTCGACGAGTTCGTTCTCGCGGCCCTCATTGCGCAGCGACTGCCGAAAGGCCCTCACGACCCATGACGGATGCGAGTGCTCGGCAGCGAGGCGATCGTCGTCGTTCCCGGCATCGGCCAGCACCCGTTCGAGCCATTCCTCGGCGCTCGATCGCGAGATCGTGCGGAGCACACCGTTGGTGAAGCCGGTGGCGGAACGTGAGCCGACCTGCTTCGCGAGGGAGACGGATTCGTTGACGGCCGCGTGCGTGGCCACCCGGGTGGCGAGCAACTGGTGGGTGCCGAGGCGCAGTACATCGAGAATCGCCGGGTCGATCGCGGTTACGGCGCGTCCGGCCGCGAGGGCGATCACCCTGTCGTAGAGACCCTGCATACGAAGTGTGCCGTAGGTCAGCTCGGTGGCGAGGCCCGCATCCGCCGTGTTGAGCGCCGCCCGCTGGATGCGCGTGGGCAGCAGCAGGTTCGCGTAGGCATCGGATTCACGAACTGCGGCGATGACCTCGTAGGCCACGCGCCTGGCCGGCTGCACGAAGTCGGTCGGCGCGCCCCGGGGTGCTCGCGGCTCGCGGCTCTGCGGCTGACGACTCTGCGTATCACTCATGAGGCGACCACCTCCGTCGCTGCCAGGCCACGCCACCAGTCGAGTGCATTCATTGCTTTCTTTCCAGCCGGTTGCACGGAGACGAGCTCAAGGGCATCCGTCTGCGTGCCAATCAGCACATGCTTGTCGCGCTGCAGGATCGCGCCTGCGGGAATCTGTGCACCGTACGCCGGTGCCACCTCAAGAAGTTTAAGCCTCGCATCGTCAACGAGGGTAAATGCGCCGGGTTCCGGCGTGACCCCGCGAATCTGGTTGTATATCTCCACAGCGGGCCGGTTCCAGTCCACGCGGGCGTCGTCCATCGTGAGTTTGGGTGCGAGCGTCACCTCGCCGCTCTGCTCAACTGAACGCGCGGTGCCGGCAGCGAGCTCGTCAACCACCCGAACGAGCAGGTCCGCACCGCTGTGACTGAGGGACTCGAGAAGCATTCCCGAAGTGGAATGCGCTCCGACGGGCTGCGAGAAACTCCCGAAGACCGCTCCGGCGTCGAGTTCCCTCACGAGCTGAAAAACTGCCGCGCCGGTGTCGACGTCGCCAGACATCACCGCGCGCTGCACCGGAGACGCTCCACGCCAGCGGGGCAGCAGGGAGAAATGCAGGTTGATCCAGCCGAGCCGTGGGAGCGACAACAGCGGCTCGCGCACGATGCCGCCGTAGGCCACGATTACCCCGAGGTCGGGCCGCAGTGCCGCGATCTCGGCGGTCGCCTCATCCCCCAGTCGGTTGGTCTTGATCACGGAGTAACCGAGTTCCTCGGCGGTCCGGGCCACCGGAGAGGGCGTGAGCACGCGCTTGCGGCCGAGCGGGGCATCCGCTCGAGTGATCACGGCCTCGATTGTGTGCTCGGTCGCGGCCAGGGCCGTCAGGCTCGGGATCGCGACGTCGGGCGTACCCGCAAAAACAAGTTTCATTTACAGGAGCTCCGGGTCATCGAATCGAACTCTCAGTGTAGGCGTCTGCTGGAACGAGCCGGATTTAGTGGGGCGGCGACGCTTGGCCGCATTTCGTACCACGGATGCCTTGAGCGCGTGGGAGACGTCGTCACCCTTGGCGTACGCGAATCTTACAATGGCTCGAACCAGGGGCGCTTCCGCGTCGACTGGACCCAGCACGTCCACGCCGGGGTTCGTCCCCAGGTCCGTGAGGGCTGCGTCGACGTCGGCGGCAGTTCCAGTCACCGACGCCACACGCACCGCCGGTGGGAAACGCAGTTGGCGCCTGTCGGCGAGTTCCGAGCTCGCGAACGACTCAGGTTGCCAGGCGTTGAGGGCGCGGGCGAGAGCCCCGCCTACCCCCACCAGGACCACGGGAGCGCCGGGCGCCGCCAGGGCGGCCGCATTGGACCACCAGCGCAGGCAGTCCTCCCCCACCCGCAGGGACTCGCGGGCGAGCATCCGCTCGCCATCGAGAATGAGGATGGCGCGGTATCCCCCGGTGGGAATCGGTTCCGCACCACGCGTGGCGATCACGAGCGCGGGCTGTGCACCGAGGGTCTGCACCGAGTGTTCACCGTCCGCGATGATGATTCGGGCGCCGGGAAAGGCGCGCCCGAGCTCTTCCGCCGTGCGGCCCGTACCCATCGTGACGACTCGTAGTTTGTGGCCCTCGCAGTGCACACAGGTCCAGGCCGCGGCGAGTGCCCCACACCAGCGGCAGGCCGGCACTGCTCGGGCCGACGTGAGACCCAGCGGCCCCTGGCAGGTCGTGCAACGTGCGGCCTTCTTGCAGGTCTGGCAGGCGAGCATAGGCGCGTAGCCGGGACTGGCGACCTGCACGAGCACTGGGCCGTGCGTCAGCGCCTCCCTGGCGGCGTTCCAGGCCGCGGTCGGAATACGCGCTGCGCGCGCCTGCTGGTCGGATTCGGACTGGAAATCGGAGGGGATGATGCGCGGGTGACGGCTGGTCGCGGGGTGAACCTCTCCCAGCCAGCCGAGCTCGACGAGCCGTTGAGTCTCCACGCTGCGGGAGTGACTCAGCAGCACGAGACCGCAGTCGGCGGCCTCCCTGCGAACGAGGGCGGCGTCGCGTGCGTGCACGTAGGGGCTGAGTGGCTCGGCGTAGAGGGGGTCACCGTCATCAAAGAGGGCTATGAGCCCCAGGTTTGCCGCCGGAGCGTACACAGCCGACCGGTTGCCGAGAATGATGCGAGGAGCGGTGCCGAGGCAGGCGAGGAACGCCCGGTACCGGTCGGGGTTGCTTTGCCGGGCATCGACCCGGCTGACGGACCCCGCCGGAGCCAGCCGGTCGAGGGCCGCCTGCACCTGATCCTGGTCACGGAAGTCCGGCACGCAGAGAATCGCGGTCTTGCCGGTGGCGAGCGTGGCCACGCCGAGTTCGGCGAGCGTCAGCGCCCAGTGCCCGATGGTGCCGTGCCCGCTGGTACTGCTGTCAGCTAGCTCCACGAGCTCGGGGATGGCGGCCACGGCCACCCGCTGGCGTTCCACAATGACTGTGTCGAGCCGTCCCGTGGGGTAGCCGACGAAGGCGGGGGTGGCGAGGGACGCGCCGGTCGGTGCCGGTTGCCGTGGCTCGACAGGCTCGACAACCGGTCCAGAAACGACCAGCGAAGTCTGCGCTGCCAGCCAGGCCTTCTCGACGCGTACTTGGCGGGGCGGTACGGCCAAGCGGATGATATCGCTCGCGTTGCCCGCGGCCCTGTCAGCCGCTCGACGCGCGAGCGCCCAGACCTCGGGCATCAGCACCTGGGCCGAGGAGACCACGGCGTCCAACGGGCTCAACGTGCCGCTGAACTGGTCACTCGGCGCGGTCGCGGAGTCCACGACCTCGATCAGGTAACCGTCGATGATGCGCCCGCCCGAGCGGAATGGAACCCGCACCCGCACGCCGGGTAGCGCGGTTTCGGCGAGTTCCTCCGGGATGCGGTAGTCAAAGAGGTGATCGAGCTGCGGGAGGGGTGAGTCGATCAGTACACGGGCTACGAGGCCGGAACGCGTCATAATGCCTGCCTCACTCTTTCGGTTGCCGCGCCCCAGGATCGCCTCGCGAGGTCTCGATCGCTCCTTCGTCGCGCCTCGACCAACGGGAGACTACAGGCCGGCAGCGCTCCGCAGGTCGTCCACGCGGTCGAGGCGCTCCCAGGTGAAGTTGGGAAGTTCGCGACCGAAGTGCCCATAGGTGGCCGTCTGCTGGTAGATCGGTCGGAGCAGGTCGAGGGAGTTGATGATCGCAGCCGGCCGAAGGTCGAACACCTCGCGAATGGCCGCGGTGATCTCGTTGTCGGGCAGCACCCCAGTTCCGAACGTTTCCACGTACAGGCCAACCGGAGAGGCCTTACCGATCGCGTACGCGACCTGCACCTCGAGCCGTTCGGCAAGTCCGGCTGCCACGGCGTTCTTGGCCACCCAGCGCATGGCGTACGCGGCGGAGCGGTCAACCTTGGAGGGGTCCTTGCCGCTGAAGGCGCCGCCGCCGTGACGGCTGGATCCCCCATAGGTGTCAATGATGATCTTTCGGCCGGTGAGCCCGGCATCGCCCTGGGGTCCGCCGATTTCGAAGCGGCCAGTCGGGTTGATCAGAGTGGTGAGCGCCGACGAATCCAGGTCGATCAGGTCGAGGACCGGGCGAATGACGAGTTCGTCAACCTCGACGCGCAACTGCTCGGTGGACACCGACGGTGCATGCTGAGTGGACACCACGACGGTTTCGACGGTGCGCGGAATGATTCCGTCGTAGCCGATGGTGACCTGGGTCTTGCCGTCGGGGCGCAGGTAGTCAAGT is a genomic window containing:
- the metK gene encoding methionine adenosyltransferase is translated as MSDLRLFTSESVTEGHPDKICDQISDSILDALLTEDPHSRVAVETLVTTGLVHVAGEVTTEAYVEIPSIVRKCITDIGYDSSDVWFDGRSCGVEISIGGQSPDIAQGVDNAFESREQSSLDDYDRQGAGDQGIMFGYATRETPELMPIPIWIAHRLAERLALVRKSGELDYLRPDGKTQVTIGYDGIIPRTVETVVVSTQHAPSVSTEQLRVEVDELVIRPVLDLIDLDSSALTTLINPTGRFEIGGPQGDAGLTGRKIIIDTYGGSSRHGGGAFSGKDPSKVDRSAAYAMRWVAKNAVAAGLAERLEVQVAYAIGKASPVGLYVETFGTGVLPDNEITAAIREVFDLRPAAIINSLDLLRPIYQQTATYGHFGRELPNFTWERLDRVDDLRSAAGL
- a CDS encoding antibiotic biosynthesis monooxygenase family protein, coding for MITEHALPPVRAGQEEGFEAAFTQAKLIISAMQGFEGLTLSRCLERPHTYLLIVQWARLEDHTVGFRESPQYQEWRTLLHPLYDPFVVRLVG
- the fmt gene encoding methionyl-tRNA formyltransferase is translated as MKLVFAGTPDVAIPSLTALAATEHTIEAVITRADAPLGRKRVLTPSPVARTAEELGYSVIKTNRLGDEATAEIAALRPDLGVIVAYGGIVREPLLSLPRLGWINLHFSLLPRWRGASPVQRAVMSGDVDTGAAVFQLVRELDAGAVFGSFSQPVGAHSTSGMLLESLSHSGADLLVRVVDELAAGTARSVEQSGEVTLAPKLTMDDARVDWNRPAVEIYNQIRGVTPEPGAFTLVDDARLKLLEVAPAYGAQIPAGAILQRDKHVLIGTQTDALELVSVQPAGKKAMNALDWWRGLAATEVVAS
- a CDS encoding RsmB/NOP family class I SAM-dependent RNA methyltransferase, which produces MSDTQSRQPQSREPRAPRGAPTDFVQPARRVAYEVIAAVRESDAYANLLLPTRIQRAALNTADAGLATELTYGTLRMQGLYDRVIALAAGRAVTAIDPAILDVLRLGTHQLLATRVATHAAVNESVSLAKQVGSRSATGFTNGVLRTISRSSAEEWLERVLADAGNDDDRLAAEHSHPSWVVRAFRQSLRNEGRENELVELLVADNVPAKVNMVALPGLTSKDDTDKLGEPDAFSPTGFVLAGGDPYHLMSAAGGRVRVQDEGSQLAALSLSRARAVKPGERWLDLCAGPGGKAALLAAEARSHGAELVANELVPARATLVRNALAAIPEKIPVWELDGTRIAEKHPEEFDRILLDAPCTGLGALRRRPEARWRKQPKDVAELAGLQSGLIDAALGALKPGGILAYVTCSPHTAETRSIVATALKKWAGKVSALDTAAVVQSLSSSELDLAGDPSSVQLWPHRHGTDAMFITLLERHTE
- a CDS encoding SRPBCC domain-containing protein, which codes for METTIFISHDGRPAIRIERALPHSVVRMWDALTKPEQSRTWFPSELTVEPRVGGVVGFAGDPHMPNSVGTVLAIEPPRLLSFTWGGNELRFELRAVSDQQVDRVLTNVLEAENEAARNAAGWDVCLTELERYVNGVESGGPHGTSALSWQERYEHFVALGIPAGAEVPGAARVEP